A genomic region of Micromonospora sp. NBRC 110009 contains the following coding sequences:
- a CDS encoding potassium channel family protein: MRIAIAGAGNVGRSIAQELIDNGHQVMLIERQPKMLRPDRVPAADWVLADACELASLEEANVAGCEVVVAATGDDKVNLVVSLLAKTEFAVPRVVARVNRAENEWLFTEQWGVDVAVSKPRVMAALVEEAVTVGDLVRLMTFRQGEANLVEITLPPTAPYVGQPIHAVPIPRDAALVAILRGKRVLVPSPDDPIEAGDELIFVCTAAVEDEVRAVILGPDSVGRTRDRA; encoded by the coding sequence ATGCGCATCGCCATCGCGGGCGCCGGCAACGTGGGCCGGTCGATCGCCCAGGAGCTGATCGACAACGGGCACCAGGTGATGCTGATCGAGCGGCAGCCGAAGATGCTCCGCCCGGACCGGGTGCCGGCCGCCGATTGGGTGCTCGCCGACGCGTGCGAGCTGGCCAGCCTGGAGGAGGCCAACGTCGCCGGCTGCGAGGTGGTGGTGGCCGCCACCGGCGACGACAAGGTCAACCTGGTGGTGTCGCTCCTGGCCAAAACCGAGTTCGCGGTGCCCCGCGTGGTCGCCCGGGTCAACCGGGCGGAGAACGAGTGGCTCTTCACCGAGCAGTGGGGGGTCGACGTCGCGGTCAGCAAGCCGCGGGTGATGGCCGCCCTGGTCGAGGAGGCCGTCACGGTCGGCGACCTGGTCCGGCTGATGACCTTCCGGCAGGGCGAGGCGAACCTCGTCGAGATCACCCTGCCGCCCACCGCGCCGTACGTCGGCCAGCCGATCCACGCGGTGCCGATCCCCCGGGACGCCGCCCTGGTGGCGATCCTGCGCGGCAAGCGGGTGCTGGTGCCCAGCCCGGACGACCCGATCGAGGCCGGCGACGAGCTGATCTTCGTGTGCACGGCCGCGGTGGAGGACGAGGTCCGGGCGGTCATCCTCGGCCCGGACAGCGTCGGGCGCACCCGCGACCGGGCCTGA
- a CDS encoding inositol monophosphatase family protein, whose product MIRSAPTPRELLEIAVAVARDAAATAQRMRAEGVSVAATKSTVTDVVTAADRAVERQVLDALRKHRPDDAVLGEEYGAGAGDPAAESGVRWVIDPIDGTVNYLYGLPYCAVSLAAEVDGEVVAGVVRNVATGDEWTATAGGGAWREEERLGCSTETDLGQALVATGFGYDAGRRAHQARVVAELIPHVRDIRRMGAAALDLCLAAEGKVDAYYEKGLAAWDLAAGGLVAREAGLLVTGLAGRPPGPDLVIAAPPALFEPLHTRLAALDASGGP is encoded by the coding sequence ATGATCCGCTCGGCGCCCACGCCGCGGGAACTGTTGGAGATCGCCGTGGCGGTGGCCCGGGACGCCGCCGCCACCGCGCAGCGGATGCGGGCCGAGGGGGTCTCGGTCGCCGCGACCAAGAGCACCGTCACCGACGTGGTCACGGCCGCCGACCGGGCGGTGGAGCGGCAGGTGCTCGACGCCCTGCGGAAGCACCGGCCGGACGACGCGGTGCTGGGCGAGGAGTACGGCGCCGGCGCGGGCGACCCGGCCGCCGAGAGCGGGGTGCGCTGGGTCATCGACCCGATCGACGGCACCGTCAACTACCTCTACGGGCTGCCGTACTGCGCGGTCTCCCTCGCCGCCGAGGTCGACGGCGAGGTGGTGGCCGGGGTGGTGCGCAACGTCGCCACCGGTGACGAGTGGACGGCCACCGCGGGCGGCGGGGCCTGGCGGGAGGAGGAGCGGCTGGGCTGCTCCACCGAGACCGACCTGGGGCAGGCGCTGGTCGCCACCGGGTTCGGCTACGACGCCGGCCGCCGGGCGCACCAGGCGCGGGTGGTCGCCGAGTTGATCCCGCACGTCCGGGACATCCGCCGGATGGGCGCCGCGGCGCTGGACCTCTGCCTGGCCGCCGAGGGGAAGGTGGACGCCTACTACGAGAAGGGGCTGGCCGCCTGGGACCTGGCCGCGGGCGGGCTGGTCGCCCGGGAGGCGGGGCTGCTGGTGACCGGGCTGGCCGGGCGGCCGCCGGGCCCGGACCTGGTGATCGCCGCGCCGCCGGCGCTGTTCGAGCCGCTGCACACCCGGCTGGCCGCCCTCGACGCCTCCGGTGGCCCCTGA
- a CDS encoding DUF3710 domain-containing protein codes for MIFSRKRAEGARHARDERNAEVLDLDEAEETAQAPSRGPYDVSEAPDAPRLDLGSLQIPAVPDVEVRVQADPQGVIQQVVLVHGQNALQLGVFAAPRSEGIWDEVREEIRQSLGKDGAAAQEIEGEYGTELLARVRTPDGPTDLRFVGIDGPRWMVRGVYQGEAANNPVAAGPLALCLDGLVVDRGHEAKPVREPLPLRLPREVAEQQAAQQGEA; via the coding sequence GTGATCTTCTCCCGTAAGCGGGCCGAGGGCGCGCGGCACGCGCGTGACGAGCGGAACGCCGAGGTCCTCGACCTCGACGAGGCCGAGGAGACCGCGCAGGCGCCGTCCCGCGGCCCGTACGACGTCTCCGAGGCGCCCGACGCGCCCCGGTTGGACCTGGGCAGCCTGCAGATCCCGGCGGTGCCGGACGTGGAGGTGCGGGTGCAGGCCGACCCGCAGGGCGTGATCCAGCAGGTCGTGCTGGTGCACGGCCAGAACGCCCTCCAGCTCGGCGTCTTCGCCGCGCCGCGCTCCGAGGGCATCTGGGACGAGGTGCGCGAGGAGATCCGGCAGTCGCTGGGCAAGGACGGTGCCGCCGCCCAGGAGATCGAGGGGGAGTACGGCACCGAGCTGCTCGCCCGGGTGCGTACCCCGGACGGCCCGACCGACCTGCGCTTCGTCGGCATCGACGGGCCGCGCTGGATGGTCCGGGGCGTCTACCAGGGCGAGGCGGCCAACAACCCGGTCGCGGCCGGCCCGCTGGCGCTCTGCCTCGACGGCCTGGTGGTCGACCGGGGCCACGAGGCCAAGCCGGTCCGCGAGCCGCTGCCGCTGCGGCTGCCCCGCGAGGTGGCCGAGCAGCAGGCCGCGCAGCAGGGCGAGGCCTGA
- a CDS encoding LytR C-terminal domain-containing protein translates to MRALVVVGLLAVLALVFVIVAMVKDSQSNAGTAEGCQKGWPLADVTLREPKDVKINVYNGTDEVGLAGSVADDFRNRKFQVKKEGNAPKAVDEVAVLRYGPKGVGSAHLLRAYFLNNAKLEPDLKRKDDTVDVILGNSFQQLATTTEVNQSLGDLGAPEAPPGTCPEPVEKK, encoded by the coding sequence GTGCGAGCACTCGTTGTCGTCGGTCTGCTGGCGGTGCTCGCCCTGGTCTTCGTCATCGTCGCGATGGTCAAGGACAGTCAGAGCAACGCGGGCACCGCAGAGGGCTGCCAGAAGGGCTGGCCGCTCGCCGACGTGACCCTGCGCGAGCCGAAGGACGTCAAGATCAACGTCTACAACGGCACCGACGAGGTGGGCCTGGCCGGCAGCGTCGCGGACGACTTCCGCAACCGCAAGTTCCAGGTCAAGAAGGAGGGCAACGCCCCCAAGGCCGTGGACGAGGTCGCGGTGCTGCGCTACGGCCCCAAGGGCGTCGGCTCCGCGCACCTGTTGCGGGCCTATTTCCTCAACAACGCCAAGCTGGAACCCGACCTGAAGCGCAAGGACGACACCGTCGACGTGATCCTCGGCAACAGCTTCCAGCAACTGGCCACCACCACCGAGGTCAACCAGTCCCTCGGCGACCTCGGGGCGCCGGAGGCGCCGCCCGGCACCTGCCCGGAACCGGTCGAGAAGAAGTAG
- a CDS encoding DUF4193 domain-containing protein produces MATDYDAPRRDEVDLGEDSLEELKARRVDSQSGAVDVDEAEVAESFELPGADLADEELTVKVLPMQQDEFRCGRCFLVHHRSQLAVERNGELICRECV; encoded by the coding sequence ATGGCCACCGACTACGACGCCCCGCGTCGCGACGAGGTCGACCTCGGCGAGGACAGCCTGGAAGAGCTCAAGGCCCGGCGGGTCGACTCACAGTCGGGTGCCGTGGACGTCGACGAGGCCGAAGTGGCGGAGAGCTTCGAGCTGCCCGGTGCCGACCTCGCCGACGAGGAGCTCACGGTCAAGGTGCTACCGATGCAGCAGGACGAGTTCCGGTGCGGCCGCTGCTTCCTGGTCCACCACCGCAGCCAGCTGGCGGTCGAGCGCAACGGCGAGCTGATCTGCCGCGAGTGCGTCTGA
- a CDS encoding DUF3159 domain-containing protein has product MTTGQHRTTDPELGPEDERLPSLTEQMADQLGGWRGLVESSIPVVVFVIANVVGELRPAVIASVAVALLIAGLRLAQRRPVRHAVNGLVGIAVGAAIAWRTGDERDFYLPGILYGVGYGLALLVSAAVRQPLVGWIWSVLVAKGRSEWRDDPRLVRTFTQLTVLWGVVWLAKVGVQAGLYLAHQDTALGVARLALGYPPYALLLLITVWAVRRVTRETAPTPLPGA; this is encoded by the coding sequence GTGACGACCGGACAGCACCGCACCACCGACCCGGAACTCGGGCCCGAGGACGAGCGACTGCCCAGCCTCACCGAGCAGATGGCCGACCAGCTCGGCGGCTGGCGGGGCCTGGTCGAGTCGAGCATCCCCGTGGTCGTCTTCGTGATCGCCAACGTGGTGGGGGAGCTGCGCCCGGCGGTGATCGCCTCGGTGGCGGTGGCGCTGCTGATCGCCGGGCTGCGGCTGGCCCAGCGCCGGCCGGTGCGGCACGCGGTCAACGGCCTGGTCGGCATCGCCGTCGGCGCCGCCATCGCCTGGCGGACCGGCGACGAGCGGGACTTCTACCTCCCCGGCATCCTCTACGGCGTCGGTTACGGCCTGGCCCTGCTGGTCTCGGCGGCGGTCCGACAGCCGCTGGTGGGTTGGATCTGGTCGGTGCTGGTGGCCAAGGGGCGCTCGGAGTGGCGGGACGACCCCCGGCTGGTGCGAACCTTCACCCAGCTCACCGTGCTCTGGGGCGTGGTCTGGCTGGCCAAGGTGGGCGTGCAGGCCGGGCTCTACCTGGCCCACCAGGACACCGCGCTCGGCGTGGCCCGGCTCGCCCTGGGCTACCCGCCGTACGCGCTGCTGCTGCTGATCACCGTCTGGGCGGTGCGCCGGGTGACCCGGGAGACCGCGCCGACGCCGCTGCCGGGCGCCTGA
- a CDS encoding APC family permease: MANPTSLLKRLLLGRPFRSDRLQHTLLPKRIALPVFASDALSSVAYAPDEILLTLSIAGASAFFFSPWIALAVVVVMLTVVASYRQNVHAYPSGGGDYEVATVNLGPRAGLAVASALLVDYVLTVAVSVSSGVANLGSVVPFVATHKVLIAVSAVVLLTAMNLRGLRESGTAFAIPTYGFVIVIAGMLLTGLFRIFVLGDDLRAPSAGLEIHAEHSVTGFALIFLLLRTFSSGCAALTGVEAISNGVPAFKTPKSKNAATTLLLLGTIAVSMLVGIIWLSRLTGLQFVEDPSQIVSGPDGYVQKTVTAQLGETVFGNGSVLLYVVAAVTALILFLAANTAFNGFPVLGSILAQDRYLPRQLHTRGDRLAFSNGIVFLAVAAVVLIVGFQAEVTRLIQLYIVGVFVSFTLSQAGMIRHWNRHLRTERDPEARRRMIRSRAINTFGMAMTGVVLIIVLITKFLLGAWIAIAAMAVIYLLMLAIRRHYDRISAELEPTEVRAVLPARNHAIVLVSKLHQPTLRAIAYARATRPDTLTAVTVNVDEKDTRDLQADWERRELPVPLTVIDSPYREITRPILNFVASVRRESPRDVVTVFIPEYVVGRWWENLLHNQSALRLKGRLLFEPGVMVTSVPWQLASTATKNLDRLDATLSRGPARGPRVAPRSTLPPAVPPVVSAPPGESGERP, from the coding sequence GTGGCCAACCCCACCTCGCTGCTGAAGCGACTCCTCCTCGGTCGACCGTTCCGGTCCGACCGCCTCCAGCACACCCTCCTGCCGAAGCGCATCGCGCTGCCGGTCTTCGCCTCCGACGCGCTCTCCAGCGTCGCGTACGCCCCGGACGAGATCCTGCTGACGCTCTCCATCGCGGGCGCGTCGGCCTTCTTCTTCTCGCCGTGGATCGCGCTCGCGGTCGTCGTGGTGATGCTCACCGTGGTGGCGAGCTACCGGCAGAACGTGCACGCCTACCCCTCGGGCGGCGGCGACTACGAGGTGGCGACGGTCAACCTCGGGCCGCGCGCCGGGCTCGCGGTGGCCAGCGCGCTGCTGGTCGACTACGTGCTCACGGTCGCGGTCTCGGTCTCCTCGGGCGTGGCGAACCTCGGCTCGGTGGTGCCCTTCGTGGCCACCCACAAGGTGTTGATCGCGGTCAGCGCGGTGGTGCTGCTCACCGCGATGAACCTGCGCGGCCTGCGGGAGTCCGGCACCGCGTTCGCCATCCCCACCTACGGCTTCGTGATCGTGATCGCCGGCATGCTGCTGACCGGGCTGTTCCGGATCTTCGTGCTCGGTGACGACCTGCGGGCGCCGAGCGCCGGGCTGGAGATCCACGCCGAGCACAGCGTCACCGGCTTCGCCCTGATCTTCCTGCTGCTGCGCACCTTCTCCTCCGGCTGCGCCGCGCTCACCGGCGTGGAGGCGATCTCCAACGGCGTGCCCGCGTTCAAGACGCCGAAGTCGAAGAACGCGGCGACCACCCTGCTGCTGCTCGGCACCATCGCGGTGAGCATGCTGGTCGGCATCATCTGGCTGTCCCGGCTGACCGGGCTCCAGTTCGTGGAGGACCCGTCGCAGATCGTCTCCGGGCCGGACGGGTACGTGCAGAAGACCGTCACCGCCCAGCTCGGCGAGACGGTCTTCGGCAACGGCTCGGTGCTGCTCTACGTGGTGGCCGCGGTGACCGCGCTGATCCTGTTCCTGGCCGCGAACACCGCCTTCAACGGCTTCCCGGTGCTCGGCTCGATCCTCGCCCAGGACCGCTACCTGCCCCGCCAGCTGCACACCCGGGGCGACCGGCTGGCCTTCTCCAACGGCATCGTCTTCCTCGCCGTCGCCGCCGTGGTGCTGATCGTCGGCTTCCAGGCCGAGGTGACCCGGCTGATCCAGCTCTACATCGTCGGGGTGTTCGTCTCGTTCACCCTCTCCCAGGCCGGCATGATCCGGCACTGGAACCGGCACCTGCGTACCGAGCGGGACCCGGAGGCGCGGCGGCGGATGATCCGCTCCCGGGCGATCAACACCTTCGGCATGGCGATGACCGGCGTGGTGCTGATCATCGTGCTGATCACCAAGTTCCTGCTCGGCGCCTGGATCGCGATCGCCGCGATGGCGGTGATCTACCTGCTGATGCTGGCCATCCGCCGGCACTACGACCGGATCTCCGCCGAGCTGGAGCCGACCGAGGTCCGGGCCGTGCTGCCCGCCCGCAACCACGCCATCGTGCTGGTCAGCAAGCTGCACCAGCCGACGCTGCGGGCCATCGCGTACGCCCGGGCCACCCGGCCGGACACCCTCACCGCGGTCACCGTGAACGTCGACGAGAAGGACACCCGCGACCTCCAGGCCGACTGGGAGCGGCGCGAGCTGCCGGTACCGCTGACCGTGATCGACTCCCCGTACCGGGAGATCACCCGGCCGATCCTCAACTTCGTCGCCTCGGTCCGCCGGGAGTCGCCCCGCGACGTGGTCACCGTCTTCATCCCCGAGTACGTGGTGGGCCGCTGGTGGGAGAACCTGCTGCACAACCAGAGCGCGCTGCGGCTCAAGGGGCGGCTGCTCTTCGAGCCGGGCGTGATGGTGACCAGCGTGCCGTGGCAGCTCGCCTCGACCGCCACCAAGAACCTGGACCGGCTGGACGCCACGCTGAGCCGGGGTCCGGCCCGCGGTCCCCGGGTGGCGCCGCGCAGCACCCTGCCGCCGGCCGTCCCGCCGGTGGTCTCCGCCCCGCCCGGGGAGAGCGGGGAGCGCCCGTGA
- a CDS encoding RNA polymerase sigma factor, which translates to MTEPRQTGADVRSLTDTLIAHAQSAGGQLTSAQLARTVESAEVTPAQAKKILRALSEAGVTVVVDGSASTRRRVAAARSATPASRATTAKTTKKAAAPAPKQAPAAEEAPAPAPRKATARKAAGTTAEVAAKAAAPAKATKATRATKATVAAKTAAAKPAKDAPKGEGAEGEIDPEELAAEIEDVVVEEPAELTQAAEADAASSATDNDFEWDDEESEALKQARRDAELTASADSVRAYLKQIGKVPLLNAEQEVELAKRIEAGLYAAERLRAADEGEEKLTRDMQRDLMWISRDGERAKNHLLEANLRLVVSLAKRYTGRGMAFLDLIQEGNLGLIRAVEKFDYTKGYKFSTYATWWIRQAITRAMADQARTIRIPVHMVEVINKLGRIQRELLQDLGREPTPEELAKEMDITPEKVLEIQQYAREPISLDQTIGDEGDSQLGDFIEDSEAVVAVDAVSFSLLQDQLQQVLQTLSEREAGVVRLRFGLTDGQPRTLDEIGQVYGVTRERIRQIESKTMSKLRHPSRSQVLRDYLD; encoded by the coding sequence GTGACAGAACCCCGCCAGACCGGCGCCGACGTTCGCTCGCTCACCGACACCCTGATCGCCCACGCGCAGAGCGCCGGCGGCCAGCTCACGTCGGCCCAGCTCGCGCGCACGGTCGAGTCCGCCGAGGTGACCCCGGCCCAGGCCAAGAAGATCCTCCGTGCGCTCTCCGAGGCGGGGGTGACGGTGGTCGTGGACGGCTCGGCCAGCACCCGCCGCCGGGTGGCCGCCGCCCGGTCGGCCACGCCCGCCTCGCGGGCCACCACCGCCAAGACCACCAAGAAGGCCGCCGCGCCCGCCCCGAAGCAGGCGCCGGCCGCCGAGGAGGCCCCGGCTCCCGCCCCGCGGAAGGCGACCGCGCGCAAGGCCGCCGGCACCACCGCCGAGGTGGCCGCCAAGGCCGCCGCCCCGGCGAAGGCCACCAAGGCGACCCGGGCCACCAAGGCGACGGTGGCCGCGAAGACCGCCGCGGCCAAGCCGGCCAAGGACGCCCCGAAGGGCGAGGGCGCCGAGGGCGAGATCGACCCGGAGGAACTCGCCGCCGAGATCGAGGACGTGGTGGTCGAGGAGCCGGCCGAGCTGACCCAGGCCGCCGAGGCCGACGCGGCCAGCTCCGCCACCGACAACGACTTCGAGTGGGACGACGAGGAGTCCGAGGCGCTCAAGCAGGCGCGCCGGGACGCCGAGCTGACCGCCTCCGCCGACTCCGTCCGGGCCTACCTGAAGCAGATCGGCAAGGTGCCGCTGCTCAACGCCGAACAGGAGGTCGAGCTCGCCAAGCGGATCGAGGCCGGCCTCTACGCCGCCGAGCGCCTGCGCGCCGCCGACGAGGGCGAGGAGAAGCTCACCCGCGACATGCAGCGCGACCTGATGTGGATCTCCCGGGACGGCGAGCGGGCCAAGAACCACCTGCTGGAGGCGAACCTCCGGCTGGTCGTCTCGCTGGCCAAGCGCTACACCGGCCGCGGCATGGCCTTCCTCGACCTGATCCAGGAGGGCAACCTCGGCCTGATCCGCGCGGTCGAGAAGTTCGACTACACCAAGGGCTACAAGTTCTCCACCTACGCCACCTGGTGGATCCGCCAGGCCATCACCCGCGCCATGGCCGACCAGGCCCGCACCATCCGCATCCCGGTGCACATGGTCGAGGTGATCAACAAGCTCGGCCGGATCCAGCGCGAGCTGCTCCAGGACCTGGGCCGCGAGCCCACCCCGGAGGAGCTGGCCAAGGAGATGGACATCACACCGGAGAAGGTGCTGGAGATCCAGCAGTACGCCCGGGAGCCCATCTCGCTCGACCAGACCATCGGCGACGAAGGTGACAGCCAGCTCGGCGACTTCATCGAGGACTCGGAGGCGGTCGTCGCGGTCGACGCGGTGTCGTTCTCGCTGCTGCAGGACCAGCTCCAGCAGGTCCTCCAGACGCTGTCCGAGCGCGAGGCGGGCGTGGTACGCCTGCGGTTCGGCCTCACCGACGGCCAGCCGCGCACCCTGGACGAGATCGGCCAGGTGTACGGCGTGACCCGGGAGCGCATCCGTCAGATCGAATCCAAGACCATGTCCAAGTTGCGGCACCCCTCGCGTTCCCAGGTGCTCCGCGACTATCTGGACTGA
- a CDS encoding potassium channel family protein: MHVVIMGCGRVGSTLAHSLESRGHSVAVIDQDADAFRRLGPDFAGITVTGAGFDGEVLRQAGIERADAFAAVSSGDNSNIISARLARETFGVSRVAARIYDQRRAQVYERLGIPTVATVRWTADRMLRHLVPEGNVEIFRDPTSTVSIIEVPVHKDWIGRSLRELEESGGARVAYLIRFGIGTLPTASTVVQEGDQVFMLVTDDIIGSVTSVAAAPPEGGH; encoded by the coding sequence GTGCATGTCGTGATCATGGGTTGCGGCCGGGTCGGGTCGACCCTGGCCCACAGCCTGGAGTCCCGGGGGCACTCGGTGGCGGTGATCGACCAGGACGCGGACGCGTTCCGCCGTCTCGGCCCCGACTTCGCCGGCATCACCGTCACCGGCGCCGGCTTCGACGGCGAGGTGCTGCGCCAGGCCGGCATCGAGCGCGCCGACGCCTTCGCCGCCGTCTCCAGCGGCGACAACTCCAACATCATCTCCGCTCGGCTGGCGCGGGAGACCTTCGGCGTGTCCCGGGTGGCCGCCCGGATCTACGACCAGCGCCGGGCGCAGGTCTACGAGCGGCTGGGCATCCCCACCGTGGCCACCGTCCGGTGGACCGCCGACCGGATGCTGCGCCACCTGGTCCCCGAGGGCAACGTCGAGATCTTCCGGGACCCGACGAGCACCGTCTCGATCATCGAGGTGCCGGTGCACAAGGACTGGATCGGCCGGTCGCTGCGGGAGCTCGAGGAGTCCGGCGGTGCCCGGGTGGCCTACCTCATCCGTTTCGGGATCGGCACCCTGCCCACCGCCTCCACCGTGGTGCAGGAGGGCGACCAGGTCTTCATGCTGGTGACCGATGACATCATCGGGTCGGTCACGTCGGTGGCGGCGGCGCCGCCGGAAGGAGGGCACTGA
- a CDS encoding OB-fold nucleic acid binding domain-containing protein produces MTTDESRVSLRRLLQRLTASESEIEAQELRRESAESGGMPAHQCSRGQVVSVAGRLRTVVYTPRTNLPTLEADLYDGNDVVTLVWLGRRHIAGIEPGRHLTARGRMAVRDDRKVIYNPYYELESPK; encoded by the coding sequence ATGACGACCGACGAGAGCCGGGTGTCGCTGCGGCGGCTCCTGCAACGGCTCACCGCGAGCGAGTCCGAGATCGAGGCGCAGGAGCTGCGCCGGGAGAGCGCCGAGTCCGGCGGCATGCCGGCCCACCAGTGCAGCCGGGGCCAGGTGGTCTCGGTCGCCGGGCGGCTCCGCACGGTGGTCTACACGCCCCGGACGAACCTGCCCACGCTGGAGGCGGACCTGTACGACGGCAACGACGTGGTCACCCTGGTCTGGCTGGGCCGCCGGCACATCGCCGGGATCGAGCCGGGCCGGCACCTCACCGCCCGCGGCCGGATGGCCGTCCGGGACGACCGCAAGGTGATCTACAACCCGTACTACGAGCTGGAGTCGCCGAAGTGA
- a CDS encoding DUF7455 domain-containing protein, with translation MTPTLTPPPETVSPPAADERCDRCNAAGKLRITLAGGSELVFCGHHANKYAEDLVKITVRYASDPEFSWRGADLMAN, from the coding sequence ATGACCCCGACCCTCACGCCGCCGCCCGAGACGGTGAGCCCCCCGGCCGCCGATGAACGGTGCGACCGCTGCAATGCTGCCGGCAAGCTCCGGATCACTCTGGCGGGTGGGAGTGAGCTGGTGTTCTGTGGGCACCACGCGAACAAGTACGCGGAGGATCTCGTGAAGATCACCGTGCGGTACGCGTCGGACCCGGAGTTCAGCTGGCGTGGCGCCGATCTGATGGCGAACTGA
- the dut gene encoding dUTP diphosphatase, producing the protein MTDVVPVPVRQLDPELPLPAYAHPGDAGADLVAAADVELPPGGRALVPTGVAIALPEGYVGLVHPRSGLAARLGVTVLNAPGTVDAGYRGEILVNLINHDRDTPAKISRGDRIAQLVVQRVARAEFQPVAELPTSRRGAGGHGSTGGHAGLVPAPAGGQTEEVAG; encoded by the coding sequence GTGACAGACGTCGTACCCGTGCCCGTACGGCAGCTCGACCCGGAGCTGCCGCTGCCGGCGTACGCCCATCCCGGCGACGCCGGCGCGGACCTGGTGGCCGCCGCGGACGTGGAGCTGCCGCCCGGTGGCCGGGCCCTGGTCCCGACCGGCGTGGCCATCGCGCTGCCGGAGGGGTACGTCGGCCTGGTGCATCCCCGATCGGGGCTGGCGGCGAGGCTCGGCGTGACGGTGCTCAACGCGCCCGGTACGGTCGACGCCGGCTACCGGGGTGAGATCCTGGTCAACCTGATCAATCATGATCGGGACACACCGGCGAAGATCAGCCGGGGGGACCGGATCGCGCAGCTCGTCGTCCAGCGGGTCGCACGGGCCGAGTTCCAGCCGGTGGCGGAGCTGCCCACGTCCCGGCGCGGCGCCGGCGGGCACGGATCGACCGGCGGGCACGCCGGGCTGGTCCCGGCGCCGGCGGGCGGGCAGACGGAAGAGGTGGCAGGGTGA
- a CDS encoding DUF3093 domain-containing protein, translating into MSLSSSSSTPAPPVGTAREHSERLTLPWWAWPAALAVAGLLAAELWMGATGMRAWLPFVVLIPAAVAALAWLGRIRVAVRDGELWVDDAHLPVRHVADAVPLDAAGRREVLGVGADPLAFVVQRPWIGGAVQVVLDDPADPTPFWVVSTRRQVELAAAILAARDAA; encoded by the coding sequence GTGAGCCTGTCCTCGTCCTCGTCCACCCCGGCGCCCCCGGTGGGCACCGCCCGGGAGCACTCGGAGCGGCTGACGCTGCCCTGGTGGGCCTGGCCGGCCGCCCTGGCCGTGGCCGGGCTGCTCGCCGCCGAGCTCTGGATGGGTGCGACGGGGATGCGTGCCTGGCTGCCGTTCGTCGTGCTGATCCCGGCGGCCGTGGCCGCGCTGGCGTGGCTGGGCCGGATCCGGGTGGCGGTGCGCGACGGCGAGCTGTGGGTGGACGACGCCCACCTTCCGGTGCGCCACGTCGCCGACGCGGTCCCGCTGGACGCCGCCGGGCGGCGCGAGGTGCTGGGCGTCGGCGCCGACCCGCTCGCCTTCGTGGTGCAGCGGCCGTGGATCGGCGGCGCGGTCCAGGTGGTGCTGGACGACCCGGCCGACCCGACCCCGTTCTGGGTGGTGAGCACCCGGCGCCAGGTGGAGCTGGCCGCCGCGATCCTCGCCGCCCGCGACGCCGCCTGA